A part of Capsicum annuum cultivar UCD-10X-F1 chromosome 6, UCD10Xv1.1, whole genome shotgun sequence genomic DNA contains:
- the LOC124899579 gene encoding pectinesterase inhibitor 10-like, whose product MRFRYVSICLIVKFLQQKTSLSEDVETLYLGPRPSAPSPTVGADPTRPPVPGVDLRRRSPASSPVSVAGLWLRRRRRPTAPTLPPVTAVPSLSRASALRRRPDRRSPTLTAGPDRWSSGSVAEIRFPPAVPPPPPPSVQPPPSAGAVQQGSSCSSVFSRQPRIHLSSDPPAAGPRGAWLPAWSTSEIW is encoded by the exons ATGCGGTTTAGATATG TGTCAATTTGCTTAATAGTCAAATTTCTGCAGCAGAAAACTTCACTTTCTGAAGAT GTTGAG ACTCTCTATCTCGGTCCACGGCCTTCGGCGCCGTcgccgaccgtcggcgccgacccgacccgaccaccGGTCCCCGGCGTCGACCTCCGTCGCCGGTCTCCGGCTTCGTCGCCGGTCTCCGTCGCCGGTCTCTGGCTCCGTCGCCGTCGTCGACCTACGGCGCCGACCCTACCGCCGGTCACCGCCGTACCCTCTCTCTCCCGCGCCTCGGCCCTCcggcgccgacccgaccgccGGTCACCGACGCTGACCGCCGGACCTGACCGCTGGTCATCTGGCTCCGTCGCCGAGATCCGGTTCCCCCCTGccgtacccccccccccccccccctctgtCCAGCCCCCCCCCTCCGCCGGCGCCGTACAACAGGGCAGCAGCTGTAGCTCGGTCTTCAGCCGGCAGCCGCGGATCCATCTCAGTAGCGATCCCCCGGCAGCAGGTCCACGCGGGGCTTGGTTGCCGGCTTGGTCTACAAGTGAAatctggtga